A region of the Polaribacter sp. L3A8 genome:
AAGTTAATTCAGGTGGTTTTGCAGCTGCAATGTGGGCACACGAATATTTAGCAATGACGCACCTTACAAAAGAAGGTGATGATTTTATCAAAAATAAATACTTAGTACCAAGTGTAGCAGGAGATATGATTGGTTGTTTATGCATCACAGAACCTTTTGGAGGATCTGATGTAGCAGGTTTACGTTCTACAGCAATCAAAAAAGGAGACAAATATATCTTAAACGGATCAAAAACGTTTATTACAAACGGAGTCTATTCAGATTATTTAATAGTTGCAGCAAAAACAGATCCTTCAGATAAATATAAAGGAATCAGTATTTTTGTAGTAGATAGAAACTCAAAAGGTCTTACGGCAACTAAATTAGATAAACTTGGTTGGAGAGCTTCAGATACAGGAGAAATAGCATTCGATAATGTAGAAGTGCCAGCAACAAACTTAATGGGCGAAGAAGGAAAAGGTTTTCCTTATATAATGCAACATTTTGCTTTAGAACGTTTAATAATGGGAGTTAATGCACACGCCAGAGCAGAATTTGCTTTAGAATATGCGTTAAATTACATGCAAGAACGCGTAGCATTTGGTAAGTCTTTAGATAAGTTTCAGGTTTTAAGACACAAGATTGCAGAAATGGCGAGTAGAGTAGATATGTGTAAAGAATATAATTACTCAATTACAAAACGCTTAAATGACGGTCAGTATGTGGTAAAAGAAGCAAGTATGTCTAAATTACTTTCTACAAAAATGGCAGACGAAGTTATTTACGATGCATTACAAATGTTAGGCGGTTACGGTTATATGGAAGATTACCCAATGGCACGTTTACTTAGAGATAGTAGGTTAGGGCCAATAGGAGGAGGAACATCAGAAATTTTAAAAGAAATCATTGCTAAAATGGTCATCGACGGTAAAGAATATAAACCAGCGACTTAGTCTTAAGGTTTCAAAAAAATTAAGGAAAAACTTGTTTTTAAATCACTATTTTTTAATTTTCGATAACTGATAACTGATAACTGATAACTGATAACTGATAACTGATAACTGATAACTGATAACTGATAACTGATAACTGATAACTGATAACTGATAACTGATAACTGATAACTGATAACTGATAACTGATAACT
Encoded here:
- a CDS encoding acyl-CoA dehydrogenase family protein encodes the protein MNSMYFTEEHEAFRESFKEFLKKEVVPHIDKWEKEGSIERFIWKKFGEMGYFGLNTPEEFGGLNLDLFYTVIFLEELQKVNSGGFAAAMWAHEYLAMTHLTKEGDDFIKNKYLVPSVAGDMIGCLCITEPFGGSDVAGLRSTAIKKGDKYILNGSKTFITNGVYSDYLIVAAKTDPSDKYKGISIFVVDRNSKGLTATKLDKLGWRASDTGEIAFDNVEVPATNLMGEEGKGFPYIMQHFALERLIMGVNAHARAEFALEYALNYMQERVAFGKSLDKFQVLRHKIAEMASRVDMCKEYNYSITKRLNDGQYVVKEASMSKLLSTKMADEVIYDALQMLGGYGYMEDYPMARLLRDSRLGPIGGGTSEILKEIIAKMVIDGKEYKPAT